In a genomic window of Punica granatum isolate Tunisia-2019 chromosome 6, ASM765513v2, whole genome shotgun sequence:
- the LOC116210081 gene encoding GDSL esterase/lipase 1-like isoform X1 yields MMKMSISLSSHICLFTLLCSSLLVIAVGTDAQFSWHGSRANALFIFGDSIFDAGTNDFINTTTDFQANFFPYGKSFLSYPTGRFSNGRLIPDFIAEFAGLPLILPYLHPEFRFNGGANFASGGGGALVETYEGLVVNLKTQMTQFKKLEKQLKREFGDEEARKIVLEAVYLISSGGNDYLFSTSANSVVFQSHSHEEYVGMVIGNVTTVVKDIHSRGGQKFGFVNMGPLGCVPHTRALAGSSGACFGELNELLKLHNRALPKALEKLADELDGFKYSIFDHFNAGMQRINNPSKFGFKEGKMACCGSGLYRGNYSCGGKRGETDYELCKDPSEYVTFDAFHPSERTHRQFAELMWSGRPPTTGPYNLRALFNLHKQNYIWTFLR; encoded by the exons ATGATGAAAATGTCGATTTCTCTGTCTTCCCATATTTGTCTCTTCACATTATTATGTTCCAGTCTGTTGGTCATCGCAGTCGGCACCGATGCTCAGTTCTCGTGGCACGGAAGTCGGGCTAATGCTCTGTTTATATTCGGGGACTCTATCTTCGATGCCGGAACCAATGACTTCATCAACACCACAACAGATTTCCAGGCTAATTTCTTTCCCTATGGAAAGAGCTTCCTCAGCTATCCCACTGGGAGATTCTCCAACGGCCGTCTGATCCCGGATTTCATCG CTGAGTTTGCAGGACTGCCATTGATTCTTCCATATCTGCATCCCGAGTTTCGGTTTAATGGCGGGGCCAACTTTGCGTCTGGTGGTGGCGGGGCTCTGGTTGAAACTTATGAAGGATTA GTGGTGAACCTCAAGACTCAGATGACGCAATTCAAGAAGCTCGAGAAGCAACTGAAGAGGGAATTCGGGGACGAGGAAGCCAGGAAAATTGTATTGGAGGCTGTTTACCTGATCAGCAGTGGAGGCAACGATTACCTCTTTTCTACATCGGCCAACTCAGTTGTGTTTCAGTCCCACTCTCACGAAGAATACGTAGGAATGGTGATCGGAAACGTCACCACGGTAGTCAAG GATATACATAGCAGAGGAGGACAGAAATTCGGATTTGTAAACATGGGGCCGCTCGGCTGCGTTCCACATACGAGAGCTCTAGCAGGAAGTTCAGGTGCTTGCTTCGGTGAACTCAATGAGCTACTAAAGCTCCATAACAGAGCTCTTCCGAAAGCCCTCGAGAAGCTGGCGGACGAACTAGATGGATTCAAGTACTCGATCTTCGACCATTTCAATGCTGGCATGCAGAGGATTAACAACCCTTCCAAATTCG gtttcaaggaaGGCAAGATGGCGTGTTGCGGGTCAGGTCTGTATCGAGGGAACTACAGCTGCGGAGGGAAGAGAGGCGAGACAGACTACGAACTGTGTAAGGATCCCTCCGAGTATGTCACCTTTGATGCCTTTCATCCCTCCGAGAGGACTCATCGGCAATTCGCGGAGTTGATGTGGAGTGGACGTCCCCCTACAACGGGTCCTTATAACTTACGAGCACTGTTTAACCTGCACAAGCAAAATTATATCTGGACTTTCCTGAGATAG